One genomic window of Polaromonas sp. SP1 includes the following:
- a CDS encoding NYN domain-containing protein, whose protein sequence is MDHKPRVALLIDADNSPASKIDLILNELSTFGETNIRRAYGNWKKNELKGWEEVLHEHAIRPMQQFDYTKGKNASDMAMVIDALELLYTDRPDAFGIVSSDADFTPLVMHLRAKGAAVYGFGAQKTPEPFVNACSRFLFLDKLRPIAVADAPGGTHGDGRDDGEAVSTIPLRATPAQLKQDAKLVMLLRNAVQAAADDEGWARVGAVGTQIANQASFDHRNYGYATLTKLLVATQLFDIADEGKSTVMVRDRKQHKPARA, encoded by the coding sequence ATGGACCACAAGCCGCGCGTTGCCTTGCTCATAGACGCCGACAACTCGCCAGCCTCCAAGATCGACCTGATCCTCAACGAGCTGTCGACCTTCGGTGAGACCAACATCCGGCGCGCTTACGGCAACTGGAAGAAGAACGAGCTCAAGGGCTGGGAAGAAGTGCTGCACGAGCATGCCATCCGCCCCATGCAGCAGTTTGACTACACCAAAGGCAAAAACGCCAGCGACATGGCCATGGTGATCGACGCGCTGGAGCTGCTCTATACCGACCGGCCCGATGCTTTCGGCATCGTCTCGTCGGATGCCGACTTCACCCCGCTGGTCATGCACCTGCGCGCCAAGGGGGCGGCGGTTTACGGCTTCGGCGCACAGAAAACACCGGAGCCCTTTGTCAATGCCTGCTCCCGTTTCCTGTTTCTCGACAAGCTGCGTCCTATTGCCGTTGCTGACGCTCCGGGCGGCACCCACGGCGACGGCAGGGACGACGGTGAAGCGGTGTCCACAATACCGTTGCGCGCCACGCCTGCGCAACTCAAGCAGGACGCCAAACTCGTCATGCTGCTGCGCAATGCGGTGCAGGCCGCGGCTGACGACGAAGGCTGGGCGCGCGTCGGTGCGGTCGGCACCCAGATCGCCAACCAGGCCTCGTTTGACCACCGCAACTACGGCTATGCCACGCTGACCAAGCTGCTTGTGGCGACCCAGCTTTTTGACATCGCTGACGAAGGCAAGTCCACGGTCATGGTGCGCGACAGAAAGCAGCACAAGCCGGCCAGGGCCTGA
- a CDS encoding GreA/GreB family elongation factor, with translation MFVFASQPRTMTELDHVRISNLLRRPPAGVSVESGAIEEVINGAELVSSHEVPPHVVTMYSQVLIADTLTGEQRKLILCYPHDAEPAVGSVSVLSPVGAALLGLSVGQVAHWGGPQGARASAQIRAVLFQPEESGDYLL, from the coding sequence ATGTTTGTTTTCGCTTCTCAGCCGCGCACGATGACTGAGCTTGACCATGTCCGCATCTCCAACCTGCTGCGCCGCCCGCCCGCCGGGGTTTCGGTGGAATCCGGCGCCATTGAAGAGGTGATCAACGGCGCGGAACTGGTGTCTTCGCACGAGGTGCCGCCGCATGTGGTCACCATGTATTCGCAAGTGCTGATCGCCGACACCCTGACCGGTGAACAGCGCAAGCTGATCCTGTGTTACCCGCACGATGCCGAGCCCGCCGTAGGCTCCGTGTCGGTGCTCTCGCCGGTAGGAGCCGCCTTGCTGGGCCTTTCGGTCGGACAGGTAGCGCACTGGGGCGGCCCCCAGGGGGCCAGGGCATCGGCGCAAATCCGGGCTGTGCTGTTTCAACCCGAAGAAAGCGGCGATTACCTGCTGTAG
- the htpX gene encoding protease HtpX, with amino-acid sequence MKRIFLFILTNVAVVAVLGIVASLLGVNRYLTPNGLNLGMLLGFALVIGFGGAIISLLISKPVAKWSAGVRLINDAQNADEAWIVETVRKLADKAQIGMPEVGIFEGAPNAFATGAFKNSSLVAVSTGLLQGMTKEEIEAVLGHEIAHIANGDMVTMTLIQGVMNTFVVFLSRVIGYAVDSFLRRGSDNNSGPGIGYYVSTIILDIVLGFAAAIVVAWFSRQREFRADAGAAQLMGRRQPMMNALARLGGMQPGELPKAVEAMGITGSIGKLFATHPPIEERIAALQNAQG; translated from the coding sequence ATGAAACGTATTTTTCTGTTTATCTTGACCAACGTCGCCGTTGTGGCGGTGCTGGGCATTGTTGCCAGCCTGCTGGGCGTCAACCGTTACCTCACCCCCAACGGCCTGAACCTGGGCATGTTGCTCGGGTTTGCGCTGGTGATCGGTTTTGGCGGCGCCATCATCTCGCTGCTGATCAGCAAGCCCGTGGCCAAATGGAGCGCCGGCGTCCGCCTCATCAACGATGCCCAGAACGCCGATGAGGCCTGGATTGTCGAGACCGTGCGCAAGCTGGCCGACAAAGCCCAGATCGGCATGCCTGAAGTCGGCATTTTTGAAGGCGCGCCCAATGCCTTTGCTACCGGTGCGTTTAAAAACTCGTCGCTGGTCGCCGTGTCTACCGGCTTGCTGCAAGGCATGACCAAGGAAGAGATCGAGGCCGTGCTCGGCCACGAGATCGCCCACATCGCCAATGGCGACATGGTCACCATGACGCTGATCCAGGGCGTGATGAACACCTTTGTGGTCTTCCTCTCGCGCGTGATCGGCTACGCCGTCGACAGCTTCCTGCGCCGCGGCAGCGACAACAACTCCGGCCCCGGCATCGGCTACTACGTCAGCACCATCATTCTGGACATCGTGCTCGGTTTTGCGGCCGCCATCGTCGTGGCCTGGTTCTCGCGCCAGCGTGAGTTCCGTGCCGACGCGGGCGCTGCCCAGCTGATGGGCCGCCGCCAGCCCATGATGAATGCGCTGGCCCGCCTGGGCGGCATGCAGCCCGGCGAGTTGCCCAAAGCGGTCGAGGCCATGGGCATTACCGGCAGCATCGGCAAGCTGTTTGCCACGCACCCGCCGATTGAAGAGCGCATCGCTGCGTTGCAGAACGCGCAAGGCTAA
- the pyrC gene encoding dihydroorotase yields the protein MTSATSTPASSATPTLTITRPDDWHLHVRDGEALHTVVPHTAAQFGRAIIMPNLRPPVTTAAQAVAYRERIQAAVPAGVKFEPLMTLYLTDNLPPDEIARAKNAGVVAAKLYPAGATTNSDAGVTDLRKTYKTLEAMQKAGMLLLVHGEVTSSDIDLFDREAVFIDTQLIPLRRDFPELKIVFEHITTREAAHYVRDAGKFTGATVTAHHLLYNRNAIFTGGIRPHYYCLPVLKRETHRLALVEAATGGNNRFFLGTDSAPHPAHLKEHATGCAGCYTAHAAMELYAEAFDTANALDKLEAFASFNGADFYGLPRNTGSITLKRESWRPPESYAFGEAELKPLRSGENLPWKLHTSESP from the coding sequence ATGACTTCAGCCACCAGCACCCCCGCTTCGAGCGCGACCCCCACCCTGACGATCACCCGCCCCGACGATTGGCACCTGCATGTGCGTGACGGCGAGGCCCTGCACACTGTCGTGCCCCATACCGCCGCACAATTCGGCCGGGCCATCATCATGCCCAACCTGCGCCCGCCAGTGACCACCGCTGCGCAGGCGGTTGCCTACCGCGAACGCATCCAGGCCGCCGTGCCGGCCGGTGTGAAGTTCGAGCCGCTGATGACGCTTTACCTGACCGACAACCTGCCGCCCGACGAGATTGCCCGCGCCAAAAACGCCGGCGTGGTCGCGGCCAAGCTCTATCCGGCCGGCGCCACCACCAACAGCGATGCCGGCGTGACCGACCTGCGCAAGACCTACAAGACGCTGGAGGCCATGCAGAAGGCCGGCATGCTGCTGCTGGTGCATGGCGAAGTCACTTCGTCCGACATCGACCTGTTTGACCGCGAGGCGGTGTTCATCGATACCCAGTTGATCCCGCTGCGCCGCGACTTCCCTGAGCTCAAAATCGTCTTCGAGCACATCACTACCCGCGAAGCCGCCCACTACGTGCGGGACGCCGGAAAATTCACGGGCGCGACCGTCACCGCGCACCACCTGCTTTACAACCGCAACGCGATTTTCACCGGCGGCATCCGCCCGCACTACTACTGCCTGCCGGTGCTCAAGCGCGAAACGCATCGCCTGGCACTGGTTGAGGCCGCCACCGGCGGCAACAACCGCTTTTTCCTCGGCACCGACAGCGCGCCGCACCCGGCCCACCTAAAGGAGCACGCCACCGGCTGCGCAGGCTGCTACACCGCGCATGCCGCCATGGAGCTCTACGCTGAGGCCTTCGACACCGCCAATGCGCTGGACAAACTCGAGGCCTTTGCCAGCTTCAACGGCGCCGACTTTTACGGCCTGCCGCGTAATACCGGCAGCATCACGCTCAAGAGGGAAAGCTGGCGCCCGCCCGAAAGCTATGCCTTTGGCGAGGCCGAGCTCAAGCCTTTGCGCTCGGGCGAAAACCTGCCCTGGAAACTGCACACTTCCGAAAGCCCCTGA
- a CDS encoding ProQ/FINO family protein, which translates to MTETTTPASVPATGAERPRNPQRNRPQGQPQRTREVHPALEKLFELYPKLFGAHFLPLKLGAFQDLLAAHPEAFKKDELKVALGLHARSTRYLECVAAGHPRHNLQGEPVEPVAPEHVHHAIMEVFRRRQARSKEDLRPHVRARLMEAIEASGLSREAYAECIRTQDEVSTALLDEAFAELAAQAAKREALMRAFEASGKTEAEFADMYGMNPAEVGHTLERVRAARQA; encoded by the coding sequence ATGACCGAAACCACCACACCCGCCTCCGTCCCTGCAACCGGCGCCGAACGCCCCCGCAACCCGCAGCGCAACCGGCCCCAGGGCCAGCCGCAGCGCACGCGCGAGGTGCATCCGGCGCTGGAAAAGCTGTTTGAGCTGTACCCCAAGCTGTTCGGCGCGCATTTCCTGCCGCTCAAGCTGGGGGCGTTCCAGGACTTGCTGGCGGCGCACCCCGAAGCCTTCAAGAAGGACGAGCTGAAGGTCGCGCTCGGGCTGCACGCACGATCGACGCGCTACCTTGAATGTGTGGCCGCCGGCCACCCACGCCATAACCTGCAAGGCGAGCCGGTGGAGCCGGTGGCGCCGGAGCATGTGCACCACGCCATCATGGAAGTGTTCCGGCGCCGCCAGGCGCGGTCAAAGGAAGATTTGCGCCCCCATGTCCGCGCGCGCCTGATGGAAGCCATCGAGGCGTCGGGCCTGAGCCGCGAAGCCTATGCCGAGTGCATCCGCACCCAGGATGAGGTGTCGACCGCGCTGCTGGACGAAGCTTTCGCCGAGTTGGCTGCGCAGGCTGCCAAGCGCGAGGCGCTGATGCGGGCATTTGAGGCCAGCGGCAAGACCGAAGCCGAGTTTGCTGATATGTACGGCATGAACCCGGCCGAGGTTGGCCATACGCTGGAGCGCGTGCGCGCTGCGCGGCAGGCCTGA
- a CDS encoding amino acid ABC transporter ATP-binding protein, whose protein sequence is MIELKEVSKWYGEVQVLNNCTTSIKKGEVVVVCGPSGSGKSTLIKTINALEPFQKGQIFVDGKAVHDPKTDLPKLRSRVGMVFQNFELFPHLSVTENLTLAQVKVLNRKPDEAKKHGLKYLDRVGLMAHKDKFPGQLSGGQQQRVAIARALSMDPIAMLFDEPTSALDPEMVGEVLDCMMGLAVEGMTMMVVTHEMGFARKVGSRVIFMDVGGKILEDCSKDEFFNHPENRQPRTKDFLNKILAH, encoded by the coding sequence ATGATTGAGTTGAAAGAAGTTTCCAAATGGTACGGTGAAGTGCAGGTTCTCAATAACTGCACCACCAGCATCAAAAAGGGTGAAGTTGTTGTGGTCTGCGGCCCTTCGGGCTCGGGCAAGTCAACGCTCATCAAGACCATCAACGCGCTGGAGCCTTTCCAGAAGGGCCAGATCTTTGTCGATGGCAAGGCTGTGCATGACCCCAAGACGGATCTGCCGAAGCTGCGCAGCCGCGTCGGCATGGTGTTCCAGAATTTCGAGCTGTTCCCTCACCTGAGCGTGACCGAGAACCTGACGCTGGCGCAGGTCAAGGTGCTGAACCGCAAACCGGACGAAGCAAAGAAGCACGGCCTCAAATACCTTGACCGCGTGGGCCTGATGGCGCACAAAGACAAGTTCCCCGGCCAGTTGTCGGGCGGCCAGCAGCAGCGCGTGGCGATTGCCCGAGCACTCAGCATGGACCCGATCGCCATGCTGTTTGATGAACCCACATCCGCGCTTGACCCCGAAATGGTGGGCGAAGTGCTGGACTGCATGATGGGTCTGGCCGTTGAAGGCATGACCATGATGGTGGTGACCCACGAAATGGGCTTTGCCCGCAAGGTCGGCAGCCGCGTGATTTTTATGGACGTCGGCGGCAAGATCCTGGAAGACTGCTCGAAAGACGAGTTCTTCAATCATCCTGAAAACCGCCAGCCGCGCACCAAGGATTTCCTCAACAAGATCCTGGCGCACTGA
- a CDS encoding DUF3025 domain-containing protein, with the protein MKTPAPLPPIDWTRPWLQAWREPGQRVACAVGAGVALHQALNAVQPAPVCFAPQCSLPSGEAYESFIARTRLCPTREGSHDFFNGLCWMRFPQTKCRLNQLQDAEIAAAGIAAVRGPVRDALTVFDENAAFLSAPQPLWDALIARDWKGLFVTHRALWQQAQLVLFGHALLEKLLQPRKSITAHVYIADSAMNSIAELDAWVAADLSAAKLAAKPFAPLPVLGVPGWWPENENFSFYDDSFVFRPPQPS; encoded by the coding sequence ATGAAAACGCCGGCGCCGCTGCCCCCCATCGACTGGACCCGTCCCTGGCTGCAAGCCTGGCGCGAACCCGGCCAGCGCGTGGCCTGCGCCGTCGGCGCCGGTGTGGCACTGCACCAGGCGCTGAACGCCGTGCAGCCCGCGCCGGTGTGCTTCGCGCCGCAGTGCAGCCTGCCTTCCGGTGAGGCTTACGAGAGTTTTATCGCCCGAACCCGGCTGTGCCCGACCCGCGAGGGTTCGCACGATTTTTTTAACGGCCTGTGCTGGATGCGCTTTCCGCAGACCAAATGCAGGCTTAACCAGCTGCAGGACGCCGAAATTGCCGCTGCAGGCATCGCAGCGGTGCGCGGGCCGGTGCGTGATGCCCTGACGGTGTTTGACGAAAACGCGGCTTTCCTTTCGGCGCCGCAGCCGCTGTGGGACGCGCTCATCGCCCGCGACTGGAAAGGCCTCTTCGTCACGCATCGGGCGCTGTGGCAGCAAGCGCAGCTTGTGCTCTTCGGCCACGCCCTGCTTGAAAAGCTTCTTCAACCACGAAAATCCATCACAGCCCACGTGTACATTGCAGATTCCGCTATGAATTCAATAGCGGAACTGGACGCCTGGGTAGCGGCCGACCTGAGCGCGGCCAAGCTCGCCGCCAAGCCTTTTGCGCCTTTGCCGGTGCTGGGCGTGCCAGGCTGGTGGCCCGAGAACGAGAACTTTTCCTTTTATGATGACTCTTTTGTATTCAGGCCGCCGCAGCCGTCATAG